A section of the Oncorhynchus tshawytscha isolate Ot180627B linkage group LG09, Otsh_v2.0, whole genome shotgun sequence genome encodes:
- the tmem256 gene encoding transmembrane protein 256: MATSLVVQRLAGVSGALAVAAGAYGAHGFKNKDPEDYSRVLYETANKYHFYHSIALLGASRCRKPAVAGTLLVLGTGAFCGSLYHQALTEDPVLRKLAPYGGMFLIAGWLAIAI; this comes from the exons ATGGCCACTTCTTTGGTTGTGCAGAGGTTAGCAGGAGTGTCGGGGGCGCTCGCTGTCGCAGCGGGGGCATACGGAGCGCATG GTTTCAAAAACAAAGATCCAGAAGACTACTCGAGAGTG CTTTATGAGACGGCCAACAAGTACCACTTCTACCACAGCATAGCTCTGCTGGGTGCCTCTCGCTGTAGGAAACCTGCTGTG GCGGGCACCCTCCTGGTATTGGGCACAGGGGCGTTCTGTGGGTCCTTGTACCACCAGGCCCTGACGGAGGACCCTGTGCTGAGGAAATTGGCTCCTTATGGGGGCATGTTCCTgatcgctggctggctggcgatAGCTATCTGA